A window of the Fibrobacter sp. genome harbors these coding sequences:
- a CDS encoding DUF4421 domain-containing protein: MFNPLTRFIGIVFALCLFLCVQAFADYDVGGVTGKNSATGEISTYGENNIYGKWNTYADRAMVKKFDNFISARILTNYSYVAFHTSEYNRGTLKSNRPIDFGIGFGLSDFTFDMKYSLPFTTEKGRKRSAGFDTGLDFFPGNLWMQLKYRRYSGLSSNKKIDEIDSDDSTGVLPSYVDFRQRDMYLSILWVKAGKDHFSVRAPYFLDRIQVVSAGSPVFGTKFQSITAVDRSHAIDYYSKTRDTYSVWAHGGYSYTWVFTHNLFVNAWAMGGLALGAFGNGSMGFFPDFNGKLALGQWHQQWSWNAVMQVNYSPSIYSDHTEQRLIAGFEILVVKRF; the protein is encoded by the coding sequence ATGTTCAACCCTCTGACAAGATTCATCGGCATTGTTTTCGCTCTTTGTCTGTTCCTCTGTGTACAGGCGTTTGCCGATTACGATGTTGGGGGCGTCACCGGAAAGAACAGCGCCACTGGCGAGATTAGTACATACGGCGAGAACAACATCTACGGCAAATGGAATACCTATGCCGACAGGGCCATGGTCAAGAAATTCGACAATTTTATTTCCGCACGAATTCTCACGAACTATAGCTACGTGGCGTTTCATACCAGCGAATACAATCGCGGTACATTGAAATCCAACCGGCCCATTGATTTTGGCATTGGCTTCGGTCTTAGCGATTTTACCTTTGACATGAAATATTCGCTTCCCTTTACGACGGAAAAGGGAAGAAAACGTTCTGCAGGTTTTGATACCGGCCTTGATTTTTTCCCGGGGAACTTGTGGATGCAACTGAAGTACCGAAGGTATAGCGGCCTTTCGTCTAACAAAAAAATTGATGAAATAGATAGCGACGATTCTACGGGTGTGTTGCCCAGTTATGTGGATTTTCGCCAGCGCGACATGTACTTGTCCATACTTTGGGTAAAGGCGGGGAAGGATCATTTCTCTGTACGCGCTCCCTATTTTTTGGACCGTATACAGGTTGTTTCTGCCGGCAGTCCCGTTTTTGGAACCAAGTTCCAGTCTATCACGGCCGTGGATCGTTCCCATGCCATTGATTACTATTCCAAGACTCGAGACACCTATAGTGTCTGGGCTCATGGCGGCTACAGCTACACCTGGGTCTTTACTCATAATTTGTTTGTAAACGCATGGGCCATGGGTGGCCTCGCCCTGGGTGCGTTCGGGAACGGTTCCATGGGATTCTTCCCGGATTTCAATGGCAAGCTCGCATTGGGCCAGTGGCATCAGCAATGGTCCTGGAATGCGGTGATGCAGGTGAATTATTCTCCCTCGATTTACAGTGACCATACGGAACAGCGTCTTATTGCCGGTTTCGAGATTCTTGTGGTCAAGAGATTCTAA